In Tsuneonella sp. CC-YZS046, the genomic window CCGGGGCTGGCGGAACTGTACATGCCCAGCTTTTCCAGCCGGACCATCGTCTACAAGGGGCTGCTGCTCGCCAATCAGGTGGACAGCTTCTACGACGATCTGCGCGATCCGGATTGCGTCAGCGCGATCGGCCTGGTGCATCAGCGCTTCTCGACCAATACCTTCCCCAGCTGGAAGCTGGCGCATCCCTATCGCTTCATCGCCCATAATGGCGAGATCAACACGGTTCGCGGCAATGTGAACTGGATGAACGCGCGCCGCCGCACCATGGAATCGCCGCTGCTGGGCGCGGATCTCGACAAGATGTGGCCGCTGATCCCGCACGGCCAGTCGGACACCGCCTGCCTCGACAATGCGTTCGAGCTGCTGGTGGCCGGCGGATTCAGCCTGACCCATGCGATGATGATGCTGATTCCGGAAGCCTGGGCGCGCAATCCGCTGATGGACCCGGCGCGCAGGGCCTTCTACGAATATCACGCCGCCCTGATGGAACCCTGGGACGGGCCGGCCGCCGTCGCCTTCACCGACGGACGCCAGATCGGCGCCACGCTCGACCGGAACGGGCTGCGGCCCGCGCGGTATTGCGTGACGAAGGATGATATCGTCTGCCTTGCCTCGGAGAGCGGCGTATTGCCGTTCAAGGAGGAGGAAATCATCCGCAAGTGGCGGCTCCAGCCGGGCAAGATGCTGCTGATCGACCTGGAGCAGGGCCGCATCATCGAGGATGAGGAGCTGAAGGCCGAACTCGCCAATGCGGAGCCTTACGCGAAGTGGCTGGAGCAGGCGCAATACAAGCTGGAAGACCTGGAAACGGTCGAGACCAACGAGGCCGAGCTGCCGGTGGACCGGACCAGCCTGCTCGATCGCCAGCAGGCCTTCGGCTATACCCAGGAAGACGTTTCCAAGTTTCTCGAGCCGATGGCGGTGAATGCCGACGATCCGATCGGGTCGATGGGCACCGACACTCCCATCGCGGTGCTGTCGCAGCGGCCGCGCCTGCTCTACGATTACTTCAAGCAGAACTTCGCCCAGGTCACCAATCCGCCGATCGACCCGATCCGCGAGGAGCTGGTGATGAGCCTGCTGTCGATGATCGGCCCGCGCCCCAATCTGCTGGGGCACGATGCCGGCGCGCACAAGCGGCTGGAAGTGGCGCAGCCCATTCTCACCAATGAGAACCTGCTGAAGATCCGCAGCGCCGAGAAGTCTCTCGACAAGGCGTTCCGCACCGGCACGCTCGACATCTGCTGGGATGCCAGCACTGGCGCCGACGGGCTGGAGCGCGCCCTGCGCGACCTGTGCGTGGCCGCGACCGAAGCGGTGCTGGCCGACAAGAACATCCTGATCCTGTCCGATCGCGCCCAAGGCCCGGACCGCATCGCGATGCCCGCCCTGCTGGCGACCGCGGCGGTGCATCATCACCTCGTCCGGCAGGGCCTGCGGATGCAGACCGGCCTGGTGGTGGAAACCGGCGAGGCCCGCGAAGTGCATCACTTCTGCGCGCTGGCCGGCTATGGGGCGGAAGCGATCAATCCCTATGTCGCATTCCAGACCCTGGAGCAGATCCGGGTCGAGAAGGAACTCCCGCTCAGCACCGAGCAGGTCCAGCAGAACTATATCAAGGCGATCGGCAAGGGCATCCTGAAGGTCATGTCCAAGATGGGCATATCGACCTACCAGTCCTATTGCGGCGCGCAGATCTTCGATGCGGTCGGGCTCAACAGCTCGTTCATCGCTCAGTATTTCACGGGCACCGCGACGACGATCGAGGGCATCGGCCTCAAGGAGGTGGCCGAAGAGACGGTGCGCCGCCATGCCGCCGCCTATGGCGACAATCCGATCTATCGCAAGATGCTCGACGTGGGCGGGATCTACCAATACCGCATCCGCGGCGAAGACCATGCCTGGACCCCGGCCAGCATCGCCAGTCTCCAGCACGCGGTGCGCGGCAACGATCCGAAGAATTACGAGGAATTCGCCCGTTCGATCAACGAGCAGTCGGAACGGCTGCTGACCATTCGCGGGCTGATGGAGCTGAAGAAGGCCGACAGGCCGCTCCCGCTGGATGAGGTCGAGCCGGCCAGCGAGATCGTGAAGCGCTTCGCCACCGGCGCGATGAGCTTCGGCTCGATCAGCCGGGAAGCGCATACCACGCTGGCGATCGCGATGAACCGGATCGGCGGCCGCTCCAACACCGGCGAGGGCGGCGAGGAAGTGGATCGCTTCACCCCGCTGCCCAATGGCGATTCGATGCGCTCGCGGATCAAGCAGGTCGCATCGGGCCGCTTCGGCGTGACGGCGGAATATCTCGTCAATTCGGACGATATCCAGATCAAAATGGCCCAGGGCGCCAAGCCCGGCGAGGGCGGCCAGCTGCCGGGCCACAAGGTGGACAAGGTGATCGGCAAGGTCCGCCATTCCACCCCCGGCGTGGGCCTGATTTCACCGCCGCCGCACCATGATATCTACTCGATCGAGGATCTGGCCCAACTGATCCACGATCTGAAGAACGTCAATCCGGTGGCGCGGATCTCGGTCAAGCTGGTGTCCGAAGTGGGCGTCGGCACGGTCGCCGCGGGCGTTTCCAAGGCGCGCGCCGACCATGTGACCATCTCCGGCTACGAAGGCGGCACCGGCGCATCGCCGCTGACCAGCCTGACCCATGCCGGCAGCCCCTGGGAGATCGGCCTGGCCGAAACCCAGCAGACCCTGCTGCTGAACGACCTGCGCAGCCGCATCGCGGTGCAGGCCGATGGCGGCATCCGCACGGGGCGCGACGTCGCCGTGGCCGCGCTGCTGGGCGCGGATGAGTTCGGCTTCGCCACCGCCCCGCTGATCGCGGCGGGCTGCATCATGATGCGCAAGTGCCACCTCAACACATGCCCGGTCGGCGTCGCCACCCAGGACCCGGTGCTGCGCGCGCGCTTCACTGGCCAGCCCGAGCATGTAATCAACTATTTCTTCTTCGTGGCCGAGGAACTGCGCCGGATCATGGCGGAAATGGGCTTCCGCACGGTGCAGGAAATGGTCGGCCGGGTCGACCGGCTCGATGCGCGCAAGGCGGTCGATCACTGGAAGGCGCATGGGATCGACCTGTCCCGCCTGCTCCATGTGGTGGAGCTGGAGGAAGGCAAGCGGCCCTACTGGACGCAGACCCAGGACCATGGGCTGGAAGCGGCGCTGGATGTCGAGCTGATCGAGGCGGCCCGCCCCGCGATCGAGAATGGCGAAACGCTGGTGCTCGACCGGACCATCCGCAATGTGAACCGCACGGTGGGCGCGATGCTGTCGGGCCGGATCGCGCAGCGGCACGGCCATGGCGGGCTGAAGCCGGAACAGCTCCGGATCAACTTCACCGGAGTCGCCGGGCAGAGCTTCGGCGCATGGCTGGCGCATGGCGTCACGCTCGATCTGGTGGGCGATGCCAACGACTATGTCGGCAAGGGGCTGTCGGGCGGCCGCGTGATCGTCCGCCAGCCGGACGGCCTGGGCCGCGATCCGTCCGAGAACATCATCGTCGGCAACACGGTGCTGTATGGGGCGATCGCGGGCGAGGCCTATTTCAACGGCGTCGCGGGCGAACGCTTCGCGGTCCGCAATTCCGGCGCGATCGCGGTCGTGGAAGGCACGGGCGACCATGGCTGCGAATATATGACCGGCGGCGTGGTATGCGTGCTGGGCAGGACCGGCCGCAATTTCGCCGCGGGCATGTCGGGCGGCATCGCCTATGTCTATGACGAAGACGGCATGTTCGAGCAGCTGTGCAATCCGGCGCAGGTCGATCTGGAACGGATTTCGGCGGAGCCGGACAATGAAGACGGCATGGGCCGCCCGCAACAGCGTGGGTCCAGCGTGCTCGATTACGGCATGGGCGACATGCTGCGCCACGATGCCGAACGGCTGAGGATACTGATCGAAAGGCACAAGCTGCATACGGGCTCGGCGCGCGCGGCCGCGCTGCTGGATGATTGGGGCAATACGCTTGGGAAGTTCGTCAAGGTGATGCCGCGCGATTATTCGCGCGCATTGCGGCAGATCGAGGCGGAGCGCCTCGAAGCCGCCAGCGTCGCCGCTGAATGACTCGGGTCGAATAAGGGTTACGGAATAATGGGCAAGGAAACCGGCTTTCTCGAAGTCGACCGCAAGGATCGCACCTATGCGGACCCCAAGGAACGGCTGAAGCACTACAAGGAATTCGTGATCCCGCATGCGGAGCCGGCGCTGCGCGAGCAGGCGTCGCGCTGCATGAATTGCGGCATTCCCTATTGCCACAACGGCTGTCCGGTGAACAACATCATCCCGGACTGGAACCATCTGGTCTATGAGGGCGACTGGCGCGATGCGCTGGAAATACTGCATTCGACCAACAATTTCCCGGAATTCACCGGCCGCATCTGCCCCGCCCCGTGCGAGGCGAGCTGCACGCTGAACATCATCGACCAGCCGGTGACCATCAAGTCGATCGAATGCGCCATCGTCGATCGCGGCTGGAAGGAAGGCTGGATCGAGCCGCAGGTGCCCGGCCGGCGCACCGGCAAGTCCGTGGCGGTGGTCGGCTCCGGCCCGGCGGGCATGGCCTGCGCCCAGCAGCTTGCGCGGGCCGGCCATTCCGTGACCCTGTTCGAGAAGAACGACCGGGTGGGCGGGCTGATGCGTTACGGCATTCCCGACTTCAAGATGGAAAAGCACCTCATCGACCGCCGCATGAAGCAGATGGAAGCCGAAGGGGTGGCCTTCCGCCCGTCGACCGAAATCGGCGTGGAGGTTTCCTTCAAGGCCTTGAAGGAGAATTTCGACGCGGTGGTGCTGTCGGGCGGCGCGGAAAACCCGCGTCCGCTGCAGATCCCCGGCGCGGAGCTGCCGGGCGTCCACTATGCGATGAGCTTCCTGACCCAGCAGAACAAGCGCAATGCCGGGGATGACGAGGCGCGCGCCGCGCCCAACGGCACGCTCAGCGCCACCGGCAAGCATGTCATCGTGATCGGCGGCGGCGATACCGGGTCGGACTGCGTCGGCACCTCCAACCGCCAGGGCGCGGCCAGCGTGACCCAGCTGGAAATCATGCCCAGGCCGCCTGAAAAGGAAGACAAGGCGCTGACCTGGCCGGACTGGCCGCTCAAGCTGCGGACATCCACCAGCCACGACGAGGGCGTGGAGCGCGACTGGGCGGTGCTGACCAAGCGCGTGATCGGCGACAACAAGGTCACGGGCCTGGAATGCGTGCGCGTCGAATGGAACAACGGCCGGATGGAAGAAGTGCCGGGCAGCGAGTTCACGCTGCAGGCCGACCTCATCCTGCTGGCGATGGGCTTCCTCGGCCCGCGCAAGCAGGGGATGCTGGACCAGTCCGGCGTCGCCATGACGGATCGCGGCAATGTCGATGCCAATCTGATCGACTACAGGACGAGCGAGGACATGGTGTTCTCCTGCGGCGACATGCGCCGGGGCCAGTCGCTGGTGGTATGGGCGATCCGCGAAGGCCGCCAATGCGCGCGGGCGGTGGACGAGGCATTGATGGGCGCGAGCGAACTGCCGCGCTGATCCGGAGTGCGGCGGTTAGCGTAAGCAGCCGCTCCTGCCTCTGGCGTTTGCGGGGGATTGCGGGCAATCATCCGCCGATGCTCGCGCGCCGTCTCCTTTCATCCGCCCTTCTGCTGCTGTCCCTCTCCTCCCCGGCATGGGCGCAAGCCCCGGCGCCGGATTTCGCCGGCAGCTATCGCCTGCAAGGCGGCCCCGATGTGGCGTCGGAACTGGTCCTGCGCGG contains:
- a CDS encoding glutamate synthase subunit beta — protein: MGKETGFLEVDRKDRTYADPKERLKHYKEFVIPHAEPALREQASRCMNCGIPYCHNGCPVNNIIPDWNHLVYEGDWRDALEILHSTNNFPEFTGRICPAPCEASCTLNIIDQPVTIKSIECAIVDRGWKEGWIEPQVPGRRTGKSVAVVGSGPAGMACAQQLARAGHSVTLFEKNDRVGGLMRYGIPDFKMEKHLIDRRMKQMEAEGVAFRPSTEIGVEVSFKALKENFDAVVLSGGAENPRPLQIPGAELPGVHYAMSFLTQQNKRNAGDDEARAAPNGTLSATGKHVIVIGGGDTGSDCVGTSNRQGAASVTQLEIMPRPPEKEDKALTWPDWPLKLRTSTSHDEGVERDWAVLTKRVIGDNKVTGLECVRVEWNNGRMEEVPGSEFTLQADLILLAMGFLGPRKQGMLDQSGVAMTDRGNVDANLIDYRTSEDMVFSCGDMRRGQSLVVWAIREGRQCARAVDEALMGASELPR
- the gltB gene encoding glutamate synthase large subunit; translation: MGYPVSQGLYDPRNEHDACGVGFVAHIKGTKSHAIVKQALEILANIDHRGAVGADPLLGDGAGILMQIPDPLYRKWAEGEGLTLPQPGDYAIAMCFLPRDQHSRDYAVSLFEKVIAKEGQRVIGWRDVPTSLDGLGKAVIAAMPVIRQCFVARGQNCADQDAFERKLLAIRKQTQNPLEEQAVELNMPGLAELYMPSFSSRTIVYKGLLLANQVDSFYDDLRDPDCVSAIGLVHQRFSTNTFPSWKLAHPYRFIAHNGEINTVRGNVNWMNARRRTMESPLLGADLDKMWPLIPHGQSDTACLDNAFELLVAGGFSLTHAMMMLIPEAWARNPLMDPARRAFYEYHAALMEPWDGPAAVAFTDGRQIGATLDRNGLRPARYCVTKDDIVCLASESGVLPFKEEEIIRKWRLQPGKMLLIDLEQGRIIEDEELKAELANAEPYAKWLEQAQYKLEDLETVETNEAELPVDRTSLLDRQQAFGYTQEDVSKFLEPMAVNADDPIGSMGTDTPIAVLSQRPRLLYDYFKQNFAQVTNPPIDPIREELVMSLLSMIGPRPNLLGHDAGAHKRLEVAQPILTNENLLKIRSAEKSLDKAFRTGTLDICWDASTGADGLERALRDLCVAATEAVLADKNILILSDRAQGPDRIAMPALLATAAVHHHLVRQGLRMQTGLVVETGEAREVHHFCALAGYGAEAINPYVAFQTLEQIRVEKELPLSTEQVQQNYIKAIGKGILKVMSKMGISTYQSYCGAQIFDAVGLNSSFIAQYFTGTATTIEGIGLKEVAEETVRRHAAAYGDNPIYRKMLDVGGIYQYRIRGEDHAWTPASIASLQHAVRGNDPKNYEEFARSINEQSERLLTIRGLMELKKADRPLPLDEVEPASEIVKRFATGAMSFGSISREAHTTLAIAMNRIGGRSNTGEGGEEVDRFTPLPNGDSMRSRIKQVASGRFGVTAEYLVNSDDIQIKMAQGAKPGEGGQLPGHKVDKVIGKVRHSTPGVGLISPPPHHDIYSIEDLAQLIHDLKNVNPVARISVKLVSEVGVGTVAAGVSKARADHVTISGYEGGTGASPLTSLTHAGSPWEIGLAETQQTLLLNDLRSRIAVQADGGIRTGRDVAVAALLGADEFGFATAPLIAAGCIMMRKCHLNTCPVGVATQDPVLRARFTGQPEHVINYFFFVAEELRRIMAEMGFRTVQEMVGRVDRLDARKAVDHWKAHGIDLSRLLHVVELEEGKRPYWTQTQDHGLEAALDVELIEAARPAIENGETLVLDRTIRNVNRTVGAMLSGRIAQRHGHGGLKPEQLRINFTGVAGQSFGAWLAHGVTLDLVGDANDYVGKGLSGGRVIVRQPDGLGRDPSENIIVGNTVLYGAIAGEAYFNGVAGERFAVRNSGAIAVVEGTGDHGCEYMTGGVVCVLGRTGRNFAAGMSGGIAYVYDEDGMFEQLCNPAQVDLERISAEPDNEDGMGRPQQRGSSVLDYGMGDMLRHDAERLRILIERHKLHTGSARAAALLDDWGNTLGKFVKVMPRDYSRALRQIEAERLEAASVAAE